The Heliangelus exortis chromosome Z, bHelExo1.hap1, whole genome shotgun sequence genomic sequence gtgtacatgattgtgtgtatgtgtgtgtataggagtgtatatgtgtgtgtgcatgtgtatgtgtgtgcgtgtgtgtgtgactgtgtgtatgtgtgggTATGTGTGTACATGtctatgtgtgtatatgtgtgtttGCGTATGtgtttatatttgtatatgtgTGTACATGACTGTGTACAACTGTGTGTATGactgtgtgtatgtgtctgtatttgtgtgtgtatgcgtgtgtatatgtgtgtgtatgcgTGTATGCGTGTGTATGTGTGCGTGTATCTGAGTGTATGTTTGTGTACGTGTGCGTGTGCATGCGTGTGTGTGTATGAGTGTACAGgtgtgtatgtgcatgtacGTGTTTATGTATCTGTGAGTGTACGTTTGCATATGTGTGTATTcgtgtgtgtgcatatgtgtgcGTGCATATGGACATATGGGGATatgacaaggggtaatgggtgtaaattggagcataggaggttcaagttgaatatcagaaaaaatttttttactgtaagggtgacggagccctggaacaggctgcccaggggggttgtggagtctccttcactggagacattcaaaacccgcctggacacgttcctaggcgatgtactctagggggccctgctctggcagggggggttggactagatgatctttcgaggtcccttccaacccctatgattctatgattctatgattctatgtgtgtgcgtgtgcgtgtgtgcgcgtgtgtgtgcgtgtgtgtgcgtaggtgtgtgtgtgtgtatgtgtgtgtgtgtgtatgtgtgtgtgtgtgtatgtgtgtatgtgtgtgtgtatgtgtatgtgtatgtgtgtgtgtgtgtgtgtatgtgtgtgtgtgtgtgtgtatgtgtgtgtgtgtgtgtatgtgtgtatgtgtgtgtgtgtgtgtatgtgtgtgtgtatgtgtgtgtgtatgtgtgtgtgtatgtgtgtgtgtatgtgtgcgTGTATGTGTGCGTGTGTGCGTGCATGTGTGCGGGTATAGGTGTGTATGTGCGTGTATGTGTTTATGTATCTGTGAGTGTACGTTTGCATGTGTGTATTCATGTCTgtgcatatatgtgtgtgtacgtgtgtgtgtacgtgtgtgtgtatatgcgtgtgtatgtgtgtatgcgtgtgtgtatatgtatgcGTGTGTCTGTGCGTCTgcgtgtgtatatatatatatatatacacacatatatatatatatattaggcATCTGACTAATTTTAGTAAAATTTACAGTAAGCCCATACAAACTAGTACTTGCTGGCTGTCCCTAAAGGAACAGTTACAGGTCAGATTTAGTCATGCTTAAGATAATAACATAATATGTAACACAGATGTAAGCATAACATTTAACAGGACTACAGAAttagtaaaagaaaacattgtatCTTTGCTGGAGGACCTCTCACCTCTTCTAAGATCCTAAATACAAAATAGAACATAAAATATAACTCTATGCTGCATTCTACtccattttatattttcacccattttatctttaaaaatgctCACCCACAAAGAAACTTTTCTACTATTAGTCTTGagcatggaaaataatttcagtgaagaCAGCATTAATATCAGTTTTGCTAAGTGGTAATAGTAAATGTCACAAACACTCCAAATGCCAATAAGACCCCCTTAAGATTCAATTAAGTTTTGAAATACATGTAAATGATCCAAACTGAGCAATATCTTTAATTTTAAGATACAAAGAGATGTAATGCccataataaaatataattattccAACATAAGGATGTAACCAAAATGTAGGTGAAATTCCAACAGGATTTTATTAGTTTTTACACAGGCAGATTTCCATTATGCTTATGTGCACTTTTGTTTGATCACTGTTAATCATAATCTAACCATCTACAACTAATGTTCgcttattttctctcttttccaaatTCCACAGACCTTGACCTCCAGCTACAGCAAAATTACTACAGTTAGTAGGGCAGCCTACTAGGGATACATAAGCTGGCAGCCCTATTGATCCCTGTATTACTGCCCCACTGCTCCTCCAAACATTGAACCGAGCAGGGACAGTGTGACCTTGAAACACTTTACTCTTTCAGGTGACAAAGTCAGACTAAAATTAGCTTTTCATCACCTTAAAACACATGCACATGTTCAGAAACATTTGCCTTCCATAATGACAACAAGAAAGTTTACAGATGAAGTCAGATTTCTTAATTTCCTGATCTATAGCTGTAAGTTAGTGCTTTCCTGCTCTCCAGTAAATTggacacaaaaaaccaaaaaaacatcagggggaaaaaagcactcTTACAACCAAAGCCATAAATCAGCAAATACTAAGTTGTTAGTTATCTTTCAGCACACAGCTTCCACTAAAGCTTTCATCAGTATTTCTGGGAAAACATAGATAACCTTACTAGGACAGTGTACACATGCAATGGAGTATGTTTGTATTTCATTTGAGGGCTAtgcctgcattaaaaaaaatattactttcatGAAATAATCAGATCTTGAAAGCCTCAGTGTCAGAAATAATTACAAACCTTTACAATACTcgtctcaaaaatatttttccttctaatttcaAAAAAGCACAAGGATGTACATTGCTTGACcaaaagcattaattttattatctGACACAGGTTACTGTAAAagactgtaatttttatttttaattttttttcctttagactACCCAGGCAGAGAAGTGCTGCACTAAGTCACACAAACCTACTAATCTCAATAGAACCATCCATAAGTCCCCTAGCAAAACAAAGTTACACaattacagtttaaaaattGTAGTAGAGTAATATTAAGTAGTTTTCTGTTAATTCATTAGTTGTCCTAAGTTTTGCATAAGCTGTATCAGTTGTTCTAAGTTTTGTGTTAAGCTGCTCAAAATTCTAGTACTTCCAATAGAAATCTCATTATGAAATGTTCTCTTATAAACTAAATATAACTCCAAATTTATGTACAATCAAATTCATTTTATGGGTAAGGCTCAGCTTTTCCCTGAGAATATTTCTAATATATTCACAGTATAATATATCACAGAAAACCCATATCTGTCCCTCAGATCTTTGGATAGTAGCATTGCAAGATGGTAACTCATTCTGCCTGATGAGTCTATTCAGCTTTATCCAGATGTCCTCCAAATTTTGATTATTACAGATAGACTGTTCAATTGTCCACTTTGCTCTATAAAGTGTATGCAGTTTTAGtctttctaaattattttgcagttcCTGGGATAAAGGAAGAATCTTTTCTTCAAGCTTAGGGCTAGGGAGAGAGACACTCCAAGACCTtctcagcttttgttttccattagGTGATGGTTCCTCTTGATTGCCCAAGGTAATCTGTCTGTGAACAGTTTGTGCTGGGATTGAAGTCTGCCCATGTTTCTTGTCAGACTGAAACTCAAGGAGATTTTTTGTGCAGTCATAATCAGGAGGTCCTGTAACATATTTTGAAGGTGTAGAAAGCTGTTTCAgttcttctgcttcttcacaAGAAATTACAGGTGGGTGCTTTTTTGGCTTGAAGGGAAGTCTGTATAAATCATTTGGAAACCAGGGTGCAAATCTTGGTAACTGACGAATGGGAAACTccttcagtgctgcttctgcaaaTTCCTGCAGTTTTACTAGATCTCTCTGATGTGGTCGATAATGCAAGACCACTTCCATGCTTGTACAATAGGAATCCAGGTATTCTTAAGAAAGGAAACAGTCTCTTGATTAGGGCTCTCAAATCTAGactgaaatatatttgcaaGAATTTCCTTGCCCCGTGCTGCAAAGATCAGTAGAAAACAGGACCTAAAGCAGAagtattacaaaaaataatatactaccatattaagaaaaacattgctaggatatttaaaaaaaaaaaaaaaaaaaaaaaaagctacagtaGTAAAAATAAGTGATATATATGTCAGAACATTCTAATTTATCCAGGCAACTGTATTGCATTATTACCAGTGTAATGTCAGCACACTGAACATTATTTGTTTACACTTTACTTAACACTGTCCCTACCAAGAGTATTCTTCTACAATCATTTTATCCTTGCCAGCATTATTCTTGCTATATTGTTGTAATGCATGTTAAAAAACATACAATTACTAGCACTGCTATTTTCTCAAAATTACCAaacaaatctattttttaaaaagtgttttcagcatttcaaattTTAAGTCAGGGCATACAAAACAACTAGAAAAGATGCATGTTTCAAAACCTTTCCTGGAACAGTACTGACTGACACAGCAGTTTATAAAGCTTTCAAGGAATATATGCAGTCATCCTTTTAGTCCTTAACAGCCTGAAACTTCCTTTATTAAACTTCTAGAATAACTGATAGACTAATTAAGTCCTTAAAGACTTTATAGTTTTATGCATAATTTCTTTCATGTAAGGATTGTTTTACATGCAGGGGTAGGAGATAACTACAAACACTACCATGAAACATAACACTTGTTATCTCTCCTGTTGTTCCCTCCTAACAAGTTTGCCATCATTCCAGGCCCCCTGCCAGAGGTCAGCAATGTCCAATACTAGAATCAATAAAATCCAGGATCACATTACATTTCCAAGATTTTGTTTAAGATAGCCACAAAAGAAGCCTCAATATTATTCTTATTTACTTTGCAAAATCTACAGCCTGAACACTGCAGCAAATTCAATGTAAGGCCAATGACTATATTGCTTttttcacaaaagcaaaaagttCCATCATAAAACTTCCTGCTTTGAATTAGCTGCTATCAAAATGCATTTGTAATGTCAACTAATCATAATCCATGTCTTCAGGTTTCTGTCTTCAgtgtatgcacacacatatgAAAAAGGGCTGCTTGATCTTTGAATTCTGGTTCTTACTGTGACATACAGACACCACTAAAAGCTCTCCGTAAGTGCTGTAAAACACTTACAATTGGCAGAAGATGGGCTCTGAAACCATCTACACACTTGAGCTGCTTTATCCATCTGAACAGCCTCACTGATTCAGAATGCTTGCAGAACTGAGATTTTGACCACTCATTTACAAACTAACAaggttagaaaaaaagaaagtaagtaTGTCTGTTAAATAAAACGCAGTTGAAGTAGAATCAGGCTTTTCAGTGAGGCATTTGCTGGCTTACTGGTACCCAGCTGCCAGGAGAAATTATGAAATTCTTCACTTCagatccacttttttttttttcttcttctttttcttttttcttttcgtGGACACTCCTGCATCAAGGGTGCAAACCCAGCAACTAGCAGTGCATTAcacataaaggagaaaaaatacttgaagggaaaaaaaccctaacaacaAACCGGGAACTGGAAAGgtaaattttaaaccaaaaatgtttttttgtagCTGCGGAAACCCctttaaaacacaaacacatcAAACTGCCTCGGTGGCCCACCAAGGCGCACACCGGTAGGCAGGGCCCTCTTTGTCCctgccctttcctttcccccagcACCTCCCGCCTTAAGCCCCAGCGACAGGCGCTTCTGCCGAGCCGTTCCCTGCTCCACCGCCTTTAAAGGCGGAGGGAAGAAATGGCCTCGCCTCCGGGATGGACACAGCATTTCACAACCGGTTCGCAACCCGGAGTCTGCGCCATCTCGGCGCACCGCTTCCCGCGGCGCCCGTCGTGGCCGCAGCGTCTCGCCCCCCAGTGCGGGCCCGGGGGCAGTAAGGGGGCCACGGGCAGGGCCGGCAGAGGCGGCCTGGCAGGGCGCAACGGCCCTCGGCGGCCCAGCAGGCCGCGCTGTCGGTACCTTTCAGAGCCAGCAAGTGCTCCTGCTTCGGCTGGTTAGCGTCCATGGCGCCAGCCTTTACCCTTGGGGCA encodes the following:
- the LOC139790210 gene encoding shieldin complex subunit 3 isoform X5, translated to MDANQPKQEHLLALKEYLDSYCTSMEVVLHYRPHQRDLVKLQEFAEAALKEFPIRQLPRFAPWFPNDLYRLPFKPKKHPPVISCEEAEELKQLSTPSKYVTGPPDYDCTKNLLEFQSDKKHGQTSIPAQTVHRQITLGNQEEPSPNGKQKLRRSWSVSLPSPKLEEKILPLSQELQNNLERLKLHTLYRAKWTIEQSICNNQNLEDIWIKLNRLIRQNELPSCNATIQRSEGQIWVFCDILYCEYIRNILREKLSLTHKMNLIVHKFGVIFSL
- the LOC139790210 gene encoding shieldin complex subunit 3 isoform X6, which translates into the protein MEVVLHYRPHQRDLVKLQEFAEAALKEFPIRQLPRFAPWFPNDLYRLPFKPKKHPPVISCEEAEELKQLSTPSKYVTGPPDYDCTKNLLEFQSDKKHGQTSIPAQTVHRQITLGNQEEPSPNGKQKLRRSWSVSLPSPKLEEKILPLSQELQNNLERLKLHTLYRAKWTIEQSICNNQNLEDIWIKLNRLIRQNELPSCNATIQRSEGQIWVFCDILYCEYIRNILREKLSLTHKMNLIVHKFGVIFSL